A window of the Haloarcula rubripromontorii genome harbors these coding sequences:
- a CDS encoding DUF92 domain-containing protein, which yields MTGTVRRAGAFAAVGTLAVAVPAATGFRSLELATVAAIAPFVIVAALGVTVIGQDSRLFDLFARPGDYEDGKLYGLAAFSLAAAGLALLAVRFSLPVPVFVGVVVIVAYGNLGQRLAYTVRADEVVATAGFVLVGFVAGVAGQVLGTRIQAAVGEGAAAVDLPLVLFLAASGAFVAALLRSVLFERDDPLVMLTVGLLLWLFFELDPSVTARRVVIALAVTVLLGYLSYALDTASLPGMLTGVLLSLLTIVLGGFGWFAMLITFFGLGGLSTKYRYDEKLDRGIAEENDGARGSGNVLANSIVALFAVVAAAASPSHIAVDPLLFFYAFAGAVAAAMTDTFSSEFGGLYDNPRLITTLRPVEPGTDGGVTWQGVAAGAVGAGIIAGIAALTQDISTVGSGVILLCGLVGMTVDSLLGATVEGSVVGNQGVNMLATLAAALAGVGVVLVVGLL from the coding sequence GTGACTGGCACAGTCCGTCGGGCAGGTGCGTTCGCCGCGGTGGGGACCCTCGCGGTCGCCGTCCCGGCCGCAACGGGCTTTCGCTCGCTCGAACTCGCGACTGTCGCCGCTATCGCGCCCTTCGTCATCGTCGCCGCGCTCGGCGTAACGGTCATCGGACAGGACTCGCGGTTGTTCGACCTGTTCGCGCGCCCCGGCGACTACGAGGACGGGAAACTGTACGGGCTGGCGGCCTTTTCGCTGGCCGCCGCCGGGCTCGCGTTACTTGCCGTCCGGTTCAGTTTACCGGTGCCGGTGTTCGTCGGCGTCGTCGTTATCGTCGCCTACGGCAACCTCGGCCAGCGACTCGCATACACCGTCCGCGCAGACGAGGTGGTCGCAACCGCGGGCTTCGTCCTCGTCGGCTTCGTCGCCGGCGTCGCAGGGCAGGTGCTTGGAACGCGGATTCAGGCGGCCGTCGGCGAGGGAGCAGCCGCCGTCGACCTGCCGCTCGTGCTGTTTCTCGCCGCCAGCGGCGCGTTCGTCGCCGCCCTGCTTCGCTCGGTCCTGTTCGAACGGGACGACCCGCTGGTGATGCTCACCGTGGGACTGCTGCTGTGGCTGTTCTTTGAACTCGACCCGTCAGTGACGGCACGGCGCGTCGTCATCGCGCTCGCCGTGACAGTCCTGCTCGGATACCTCTCCTACGCGCTCGACACCGCATCCCTCCCGGGGATGCTCACCGGCGTTCTCCTCTCGCTTTTGACCATCGTGCTCGGCGGCTTCGGCTGGTTCGCCATGCTGATAACCTTCTTCGGGCTCGGTGGCCTCTCGACGAAGTACCGCTACGACGAGAAACTGGACCGCGGCATCGCAGAGGAGAACGACGGCGCACGCGGGAGCGGGAACGTGCTGGCGAACTCCATCGTCGCGCTGTTCGCCGTCGTCGCGGCGGCGGCGAGTCCGAGCCACATCGCCGTCGACCCGCTCCTGTTCTTCTATGCCTTCGCCGGGGCCGTCGCCGCGGCGATGACCGATACGTTCTCCAGTGAGTTCGGCGGACTCTACGACAATCCGCGGCTCATCACGACGCTCAGGCCTGTCGAGCCGGGCACTGACGGCGGCGTGACCTGGCAGGGCGTAGCTGCTGGGGCTGTCGGCGCGGGCATCATCGCCGGCATCGCCGCGCTCACGCAGGACATCAGCACGGTCGGCAGCGGTGTCATCCTCCTCTGTGGGCTGGTCGGCATGACCGTCGACAGCCTGCTGGGTGCGACCGTCGAGGGCTCGGTCGTCGGCAATCAGGGCGTCAACATGCTCGCGACCTTGGCGGCCGCATTAGCCGGGGTCGGCGTCGTGTTGGTCGTCGGCCTCTTATGA
- a CDS encoding undecaprenyl diphosphate synthase family protein, whose protein sequence is MGLYDRYLATRVRRSDADLPETVALVITERDLLCDGAYRTLERFFDWAVQYGTDTVVVYVSVLDEEAIPTLQRELESVTAPREIAVRVPDDETTADAPIQISIGLGGQSEFATAVQKLADDVDAGSLDPDDIDEAAVEEHLVFPTDPDLVIKTGAERLSDFMIWQSVYSELYFTDVNWQNFRLRDYLRALRDYQERQRRFGR, encoded by the coding sequence GTGGGACTATACGACCGGTATCTCGCAACGCGCGTCCGGCGCAGCGATGCCGACCTGCCCGAGACGGTCGCGCTGGTGATTACAGAGCGGGACCTGCTGTGCGACGGTGCGTATCGGACCCTCGAACGCTTCTTCGACTGGGCTGTTCAGTACGGCACTGACACCGTCGTCGTCTACGTGAGCGTTCTCGACGAAGAGGCGATCCCGACGCTACAGCGTGAACTCGAAAGCGTCACCGCACCACGGGAGATAGCGGTCAGAGTACCGGACGACGAGACGACAGCCGACGCACCGATTCAGATTTCGATCGGCCTCGGCGGGCAGTCGGAGTTTGCGACAGCCGTCCAGAAACTCGCAGATGACGTCGATGCTGGCTCACTCGACCCGGACGACATTGACGAGGCCGCGGTCGAGGAGCACCTCGTTTTCCCGACCGACCCAGATCTGGTCATCAAGACCGGGGCCGAGCGGCTCTCCGATTTCATGATATGGCAGTCCGTGTATTCGGAGCTGTATTTCACCGACGTGAACTGGCAGAACTTCCGGCTGCGGGATTATTTGCGGGCGTTGCGGGATTATCAGGAGCGTCAGCGGCGGTTCGGCCGCTAG
- the uppS gene encoding polyprenyl diphosphate synthase: protein MITTMLSRGKRLGYAAYERLLQWELSGTPDHVAVIMDGNRRYAEKQGAEKQEGHKEGAQTTEALLNWCDELGVREVTLYTFSTENFDRDPEEREHIFDLVEQKLRTFADAERVHEAGVCIRAIGETEMLPERVRDAVDYAEGRTARYDQLNLNIALAYGGRAELLGAARDIATAVEDGTLDPTDVSAETIEERLYEGPTRDVDLIVRTGGDERTSNFLPWHANGNEAATFFCTPYWPEFRKVDFLRAIRTYQNREQSWRTTRAERSLALVRAIEQSELPTAKRMLGRFRDALPSTERERLDEEYDLAD, encoded by the coding sequence ATGATTACAACGATGCTATCGAGGGGGAAGCGACTGGGATATGCGGCCTACGAGCGATTGCTCCAGTGGGAACTGTCAGGGACGCCCGACCACGTCGCAGTCATAATGGACGGAAACCGGCGCTACGCGGAGAAACAGGGGGCTGAAAAGCAGGAGGGTCACAAAGAGGGGGCTCAAACGACGGAGGCACTGCTGAACTGGTGCGACGAACTCGGCGTCCGCGAGGTGACGCTGTACACGTTCTCGACTGAGAACTTCGACCGCGACCCCGAGGAGCGCGAACACATCTTCGACCTCGTCGAACAGAAGCTCCGAACGTTTGCCGACGCCGAACGGGTCCACGAGGCCGGCGTGTGTATCCGCGCCATCGGCGAGACGGAGATGCTTCCCGAGCGGGTCCGAGACGCTGTCGACTACGCTGAAGGGCGAACCGCCCGGTACGACCAGCTCAACCTCAACATCGCGCTGGCCTACGGCGGCCGGGCCGAACTGCTCGGCGCGGCTCGCGACATCGCCACTGCCGTCGAGGACGGGACTCTTGACCCGACGGATGTCTCCGCGGAAACCATCGAAGAACGGCTCTACGAGGGACCGACCCGCGATGTCGACCTCATCGTCCGGACCGGCGGCGACGAACGCACCTCGAACTTCCTGCCGTGGCACGCCAACGGCAACGAGGCCGCCACGTTCTTCTGTACCCCCTACTGGCCAGAGTTCCGGAAGGTCGACTTCCTGCGGGCGATTCGGACGTACCAGAACCGTGAACAGTCCTGGCGGACGACCCGTGCCGAGCGGTCGCTGGCACTGGTTCGCGCTATCGAGCAGTCGGAACTGCCGACCGCAAAGCGGATGCTCGGACGGTTCCGCGACGCGCTCCCGAGTACCGAACGCGAGCGACTCGACGAAGAGTACGACCTCGCAGACTGA
- a CDS encoding cold-shock protein yields the protein MATGTVDFFNDTGGYGFIDTEDSDEDVFFHMEDIDGPDLEEGQEVEFEIEQADKGPRAKNLTRL from the coding sequence ATGGCGACCGGTACGGTAGACTTCTTCAACGACACAGGCGGTTACGGTTTCATCGATACCGAAGACTCCGACGAGGACGTCTTCTTCCACATGGAGGACATCGACGGTCCTGACCTCGAGGAGGGGCAAGAAGTGGAATTCGAGATCGAGCAGGCCGACAAAGGCCCGCGCGCGAAAAACCTCACGCGGCTGTAA
- a CDS encoding cold-shock protein gives MATGTVDFFNDTGGYGFIETDDADEDVFFHMEDVGGPDLEEGQEVEFDIEQADKGPRAKNLKRL, from the coding sequence ATGGCGACAGGCACTGTAGACTTCTTCAACGACACGGGCGGCTACGGTTTCATCGAAACCGACGATGCCGACGAAGACGTGTTCTTCCACATGGAAGATGTCGGCGGCCCGGACCTCGAAGAAGGGCAAGAAGTCGAATTCGATATCGAACAGGCAGACAAAGGCCCGCGGGCGAAGAACCTCAAGCGACTGTAA
- a CDS encoding DUF5778 family protein, giving the protein MSEADALDDDLYRRTKQLLEPGEIQLNGAVVHTEYDGSDEIEMMQATIEVGEYIAEGAGLDPTDTFVYSGSDDPEFASNQHQGLTLDDEEFVWECQQLLRNGSFDLVFYYEASADHDGILEAIEDAGYAVTGVEGE; this is encoded by the coding sequence ATGAGCGAAGCCGACGCACTCGACGACGACCTCTATCGGCGGACCAAACAACTACTCGAGCCGGGCGAGATTCAGCTCAACGGTGCTGTCGTCCACACGGAGTACGACGGCAGCGACGAGATAGAGATGATGCAGGCCACCATCGAGGTCGGTGAGTACATCGCCGAGGGCGCTGGACTAGACCCGACGGACACGTTTGTCTACTCCGGCAGCGACGACCCAGAGTTCGCGTCGAACCAGCATCAGGGCCTCACGCTGGACGACGAAGAGTTTGTCTGGGAGTGCCAGCAGCTCCTCCGCAACGGCTCCTTCGATTTAGTCTTCTACTACGAAGCGAGCGCCGACCACGACGGGATTCTCGAAGCTATCGAGGACGCCGGCTACGCGGTCACCGGCGTTGAAGGCGAGTAG
- a CDS encoding DUF7577 domain-containing protein, protein MVISTAELTVRLLVYLFVLIGVPLWFVLMFRLMDYAAHDTLVEQFSGQRNGRDTGQLNAYFEQAAVEATNCRICGAANGPDYTYCHNCQERLVSSD, encoded by the coding sequence GTGGTAATCTCGACAGCCGAACTGACGGTCCGGCTGCTGGTCTACCTGTTCGTCTTGATAGGGGTGCCGCTGTGGTTCGTTCTCATGTTCCGGCTCATGGACTACGCCGCACACGACACGCTCGTCGAGCAGTTCAGCGGCCAACGCAACGGTCGCGACACCGGCCAGCTCAACGCCTACTTCGAACAGGCCGCCGTCGAAGCAACAAACTGCCGTATCTGTGGCGCAGCGAACGGCCCTGACTACACCTACTGTCACAACTGTCAGGAACGGCTGGTAAGCAGCGACTGA
- the ahbB gene encoding siroheme decarboxylase subunit beta, with protein MSEDLGTVDRAVLNAFQGGFPVVEQPFEPAAAALADHGIDIDADELLARVQDLDDAGVLTRFGALINAEAIGGTATLVATHAPEDSYDDHAELINAHPEVAHNYEREHPHLNMWFVVSVAEEGRVEEVLAEIEAETGEETYNLPKQQEFHVGAKFPVEGPQTQAVDCSDLGPDVTPTEERSLTADELDLVLEIQDGLPVTATPYADVADAIDADVDWVLETIKRFNIEGKVRRVGVIPNHYALGYSENGMTVWDVPDEVIDEVGPAIAEFDFVTHCYERPRHDGVWPYNFFAMTHGRSEAESQERIQQVRDRMAEHWDVSEDDWDTLFSTRILKKTGIRLDERARQNTETA; from the coding sequence ATGAGCGAAGACCTCGGGACGGTAGATCGGGCGGTGTTGAACGCCTTCCAGGGCGGCTTCCCGGTCGTCGAACAGCCGTTCGAACCGGCCGCGGCGGCGCTTGCCGACCACGGTATCGACATCGACGCGGACGAGCTGTTAGCTCGCGTACAGGACCTCGATGACGCGGGCGTACTCACGCGGTTCGGGGCACTCATCAACGCCGAAGCGATTGGCGGCACTGCCACACTCGTCGCAACTCACGCCCCCGAGGACAGCTACGACGACCACGCCGAACTGATAAACGCCCACCCCGAGGTCGCGCACAACTACGAGCGCGAGCACCCCCACCTGAACATGTGGTTCGTGGTCTCGGTGGCCGAGGAAGGGCGGGTCGAGGAGGTGCTGGCCGAAATCGAGGCTGAAACCGGCGAGGAGACGTACAACCTCCCGAAACAGCAGGAGTTCCACGTCGGCGCGAAATTCCCCGTCGAGGGGCCACAGACCCAGGCCGTCGACTGCTCGGACCTTGGGCCGGACGTGACGCCGACCGAGGAGCGGTCGCTCACCGCCGACGAACTGGACCTCGTGCTTGAAATTCAGGACGGCCTGCCGGTGACGGCGACGCCCTACGCCGACGTGGCCGACGCAATCGACGCCGACGTCGACTGGGTGCTGGAGACGATTAAGCGGTTCAACATAGAGGGGAAGGTCCGCCGCGTCGGCGTCATCCCGAACCACTACGCGCTCGGCTACAGCGAGAACGGGATGACCGTCTGGGACGTGCCCGACGAGGTCATCGACGAAGTCGGCCCGGCCATCGCCGAGTTCGACTTCGTGACCCACTGCTACGAACGGCCGCGCCACGACGGCGTCTGGCCGTACAACTTCTTCGCGATGACCCACGGCCGAAGCGAAGCGGAGAGCCAGGAGCGAATCCAGCAGGTCCGCGACCGGATGGCCGAGCACTGGGACGTGTCCGAGGACGACTGGGACACGCTGTTCTCGACGCGCATCCTGAAAAAGACAGGTATCAGGCTGGACGAACGAGCGCGGCAGAACACAGAGACAGCGTGA
- a CDS encoding precorrin-2 dehydrogenase/sirohydrochlorin ferrochelatase family protein: MIPLMHDFEGETVLVVGGGPVGARKARTFATEASVVVLSPEFADRAFGGAERVRAAPTPEEARDWVERIDPALVVAATDDPDLNDAFSTAAKDHGALVNRADDHGDQSFGNVVVPATVRDDPVTLAIATGGRAPALSKHLREQFEDEFGNAGLMAAVVGDLREDLRERGVPPAERRDAVRFVVRSREVWKALDSGRSKGEQVARDVIGELPGDQT, from the coding sequence ATGATTCCGCTCATGCACGATTTCGAAGGCGAGACGGTACTCGTCGTCGGCGGCGGTCCAGTCGGTGCCCGCAAGGCCCGGACGTTCGCCACGGAGGCGAGCGTCGTCGTCCTCAGCCCCGAGTTCGCCGACCGGGCGTTCGGGGGCGCAGAGCGGGTCCGGGCCGCACCGACCCCCGAGGAGGCACGGGACTGGGTCGAGCGGATCGACCCGGCGCTGGTCGTCGCCGCGACGGACGATCCGGACCTGAACGACGCCTTCAGCACTGCCGCCAAGGATCACGGCGCGCTCGTCAACCGCGCCGACGACCACGGCGACCAGTCCTTCGGCAATGTCGTCGTGCCGGCCACAGTGCGGGACGACCCCGTGACGCTCGCGATTGCGACCGGCGGGCGCGCGCCGGCGCTGTCGAAACACCTTCGCGAGCAGTTCGAAGACGAGTTCGGAAACGCTGGTCTGATGGCTGCGGTCGTCGGCGACCTCCGTGAGGACCTGCGCGAGCGGGGGGTCCCGCCGGCCGAACGGCGTGACGCCGTTAGGTTCGTTGTCAGATCACGGGAAGTTTGGAAGGCTTTAGATAGTGGCAGGTCCAAGGGTGAGCAAGTAGCTAGAGACGTGATCGGAGAGTTACCTGGTGATCAAACGTGA
- the hemA gene encoding glutamyl-tRNA reductase, with the protein MRGDTGAIVGVCISHERASVDQLETAAADSERHAVESLLANPAVEEAIALQTCNRTEGYVVVSDHEDGLDALELFTRAVPDDVVVEMGHEESLRHLLRVAAGLESIVLGEDQILGQLRTAYETARGVGGIGPMLEDGVTKAIHVGERARTETKINEGVVSIASAAVRLLKQESSLANETALVVGAGEMGQLAAEALSEEVDRLLVANRTVPHAEHVAESVDIDASAVALDGIEAAVSEASAVISATGSGDQVFDIGTFSDVGEVSIVDIAQPRDVPAGADRLPSVTVYDLDALESVTAETRNKRQRAAEAVERIVDEEFDRLLTQYKRKRADRVISTMYESAEQVKAAEINSALSAADFDEDQAEVIEAMADAIVSQILAAPTKSLRDAAEEDDWSTIHTALELFDPDFGGPDQATQPDFTQGMSVEDIPDGMRDDIPNAVLDRLSDD; encoded by the coding sequence GTGAGAGGGGACACTGGTGCAATCGTTGGGGTCTGTATCTCCCATGAGCGCGCAAGCGTCGACCAATTAGAGACCGCTGCGGCGGACAGCGAGCGCCATGCCGTCGAATCCCTGCTCGCGAATCCGGCGGTCGAAGAAGCGATTGCGCTGCAGACGTGTAACCGTACCGAGGGGTACGTCGTCGTCTCTGATCACGAGGACGGGCTCGACGCGCTCGAACTGTTTACCCGCGCCGTGCCCGACGATGTCGTTGTCGAGATGGGCCACGAGGAGAGTCTCCGTCACTTGCTCCGGGTGGCCGCCGGGCTCGAATCGATCGTACTGGGCGAGGACCAGATCCTCGGCCAGCTCCGGACCGCCTACGAGACCGCCCGCGGCGTCGGCGGCATCGGGCCGATGCTGGAAGACGGCGTCACAAAAGCGATTCACGTCGGCGAGCGCGCCCGTACAGAGACGAAAATCAACGAGGGCGTCGTCTCGATTGCCTCCGCTGCGGTTCGTCTTCTCAAACAGGAGAGTTCGCTGGCAAACGAGACAGCGCTCGTCGTCGGGGCTGGTGAGATGGGACAACTCGCTGCAGAGGCGCTCAGCGAGGAGGTAGACCGACTGCTCGTAGCCAACCGGACCGTGCCACACGCCGAACACGTCGCCGAATCGGTCGACATCGACGCCAGCGCGGTTGCCTTGGACGGCATCGAGGCGGCCGTCTCCGAAGCCAGTGCGGTCATTTCGGCGACGGGAAGCGGCGATCAGGTGTTCGATATCGGAACGTTCAGCGATGTCGGCGAGGTATCGATTGTCGACATCGCACAGCCGCGCGACGTTCCGGCCGGCGCGGACCGCCTCCCGTCGGTGACCGTGTACGACCTCGACGCGCTTGAGTCGGTGACCGCCGAAACGCGGAACAAGCGACAGCGAGCCGCCGAAGCGGTCGAGCGTATCGTCGACGAGGAGTTCGACCGATTGCTCACGCAGTACAAGCGCAAGCGCGCAGACAGGGTCATCTCGACGATGTACGAGAGCGCCGAACAGGTCAAAGCCGCAGAGATTAACAGCGCACTTTCGGCGGCTGACTTCGACGAGGACCAGGCGGAAGTCATCGAAGCGATGGCCGACGCTATCGTCTCGCAGATCCTCGCCGCACCGACCAAGAGCCTGCGCGACGCCGCGGAGGAGGACGACTGGTCGACGATTCACACGGCGCTGGAGCTATTCGACCCAGACTTTGGCGGCCCCGACCAGGCCACCCAACCCGATTTCACCCAGGGTATGTCAGTTGAAGACATTCCCGACGGTATGCGCGACGACATCCCGAACGCGGTGCTCGACCGCCTTTCGGATGACTGA
- a CDS encoding 4a-hydroxytetrahydrobiopterin dehydratase, with amino-acid sequence MADLLSDEEISDRLPDGWSRDGDEIVRAFEFDGYLDASGFLSAAAGIAEDAWHHPEMTIRWGEVEVRLTTHDAGGITENDIDLAERLNGIHD; translated from the coding sequence ATGGCAGACCTGCTCTCTGACGAGGAGATTAGTGACCGGCTACCCGACGGGTGGAGCCGCGACGGCGACGAAATCGTGCGCGCCTTCGAGTTCGACGGGTACCTTGACGCGTCGGGCTTTCTGAGCGCTGCGGCTGGCATCGCCGAGGACGCGTGGCATCACCCGGAGATGACCATCCGTTGGGGCGAAGTCGAAGTCCGACTCACGACCCACGACGCCGGCGGCATCACCGAGAACGACATCGACCTCGCCGAGCGGCTGAACGGCATCCACGACTGA
- the lwrS gene encoding LWR-salt protein, with protein sequence MDTTDGLASLQPTAPDGATARYVFRVEIRLEPAADGLWTDPDRFETTLYRASDEPGTDGWLFFRDALWRGELADEPHFRRLVEDELGCQVVSASFSELRTDEAYFDALKTKIADDLSLFNADSVSDVLNKYLGSSIRVA encoded by the coding sequence GTGGACACGACTGACGGACTCGCATCGCTCCAGCCGACTGCGCCCGACGGCGCGACCGCACGGTACGTTTTCCGGGTGGAGATACGGCTGGAGCCGGCCGCAGATGGGTTGTGGACCGACCCTGACCGGTTCGAGACGACACTGTACCGGGCGTCCGACGAGCCGGGGACCGACGGCTGGCTGTTCTTCCGTGATGCGCTCTGGCGGGGTGAACTCGCTGACGAACCGCACTTCCGTCGGCTCGTCGAAGACGAACTCGGCTGTCAGGTCGTTTCGGCGTCGTTCAGTGAGCTCAGGACTGACGAGGCGTATTTCGACGCGCTGAAAACCAAAATAGCGGACGACCTGTCCCTGTTCAATGCCGATTCGGTCAGCGACGTACTCAACAAGTACCTCGGTAGCTCGATCCGGGTGGCGTGA
- a CDS encoding HAD family hydrolase: MTTDYDFWLFDLDGTLVDIEPAYPRKVMGAVGDRLGVEFTDRERDTLWYGFGGTRSRTLAERGVDQQEFWRLFHEEEDPVARAEATYLYDDAEAFLATLDSPVGLVTHCQQYLTEPVLDHLDIADWFETVVCCDDDIGWKPDPKPVELAMRDLGVRYNGYSGVLAGDNPSDIGAAWNAGLDGVHVGRRSPAETGRCVRGDRRVATLLDLVSSQGR, translated from the coding sequence ATGACCACCGACTACGACTTCTGGCTGTTCGATCTCGACGGGACGCTCGTCGACATCGAGCCAGCCTACCCCCGGAAGGTGATGGGTGCCGTCGGCGACCGCCTCGGCGTCGAGTTCACCGACCGGGAACGGGATACACTCTGGTACGGATTCGGTGGGACACGGTCGCGGACGCTCGCGGAGCGCGGCGTCGACCAGCAGGAGTTCTGGCGGCTGTTCCACGAGGAGGAAGACCCCGTTGCTCGGGCCGAGGCGACGTACCTCTACGACGACGCCGAGGCGTTCCTCGCCACCCTCGATTCACCGGTCGGACTGGTCACACACTGCCAGCAGTACCTCACCGAACCGGTACTTGACCATCTCGACATCGCCGACTGGTTCGAAACGGTCGTCTGCTGTGACGACGATATCGGCTGGAAGCCCGACCCGAAACCGGTCGAGCTGGCGATGCGGGATTTGGGTGTCCGGTACAACGGCTACAGCGGCGTGCTGGCTGGGGACAATCCGTCAGATATCGGTGCAGCGTGGAACGCGGGCCTTGATGGCGTCCACGTTGGTCGGCGGTCCCCGGCGGAGACGGGGCGGTGCGTGCGCGGCGACAGACGCGTCGCCACGTTGCTCGATCTGGTGTCGTCTCAGGGCAGGTAG
- a CDS encoding molybdopterin-binding protein: protein MAGPSPSDAASLSLETARRRIGSVAGPIDRTDRIPLSVAVGRILATETTANESVEEADISVDDTVFEQGHQVRPGDVGLLRATGVSELLVRQRPQVGIVPTGDELRADASAASKVETAGFTLAQYVDRWGGKVTYRDPVADDAPALRMAVQRDLTRDMIVVTGTEPGDTLREIVAELGEVLADRLAIDPGRRAGLAVVENRPVVLLPESASAARVGAVQLVRPLLKTFAHAPLSAHPETRATLAANVDSQNGIETFTPVAVSDGTATPLPGVDLVTATRADGWVSVPADEAGIDAGTTVTVEDWDYLP from the coding sequence ATGGCTGGCCCCTCGCCGTCGGATGCTGCGTCGCTCTCGCTGGAGACCGCCCGCCGCCGAATCGGCAGTGTCGCCGGACCTATCGACCGGACGGACAGAATTCCGCTCTCCGTCGCCGTCGGACGCATTCTGGCGACAGAGACGACGGCGAACGAGTCTGTCGAGGAGGCAGATATCTCGGTCGACGATACTGTCTTCGAACAGGGCCATCAGGTACGGCCCGGTGACGTGGGGCTGCTGCGGGCAACCGGCGTCTCCGAACTGCTCGTCCGCCAGCGACCACAGGTCGGAATCGTCCCGACCGGTGATGAACTCCGAGCGGATGCCAGCGCGGCCAGCAAGGTCGAGACAGCGGGATTCACCCTTGCTCAGTACGTCGACCGCTGGGGCGGGAAGGTGACCTACCGGGACCCAGTCGCCGACGACGCGCCGGCGCTCCGGATGGCCGTCCAGCGCGACCTCACCCGTGATATGATCGTCGTTACCGGAACGGAGCCGGGTGATACGCTCCGAGAAATCGTCGCCGAACTCGGCGAGGTGCTTGCAGACCGCCTCGCGATTGACCCCGGCCGTCGGGCCGGACTAGCCGTCGTCGAGAACCGACCGGTGGTACTGCTGCCGGAGTCGGCAAGCGCGGCCCGCGTCGGCGCTGTTCAACTCGTGCGTCCACTTTTGAAGACGTTTGCCCACGCCCCGCTATCTGCTCATCCCGAGACACGAGCGACGCTAGCAGCGAACGTCGACAGTCAGAACGGTATCGAGACGTTTACGCCGGTCGCTGTGAGCGACGGGACGGCAACGCCGCTGCCCGGCGTTGACCTCGTGACGGCGACCAGGGCTGACGGCTGGGTGTCCGTGCCCGCTGACGAGGCTGGTATCGATGCTGGAACGACCGTCACCGTCGAGGACTGGGACTACCTGCCCTGA